Part of the Citrus sinensis cultivar Valencia sweet orange chromosome 2, DVS_A1.0, whole genome shotgun sequence genome, TGTTTTGTGGCCTGAGTTAAATCAAGGACCGCAATGTAAAatgttttattgctttgaagTTAATAATGCCAATCCAAAGATTGACTGGCTTGCCAATAATTAGTGGCTGCTAGGGAAGAACCATGGAAAGGTGTGTTCACTCAATGTTATTCGTGAGATTTTGTTGCCTGGGGATCCGTAGTGGAACTTGCTGCATGTCATGCTGTCTAAAGGACAACCTGAACAGAGCCAGGACCAGTACTTTTCTTGATGTCTTTTTCATCTAGTGCCTGATGGTGCAAACTTTAGATTAAGGGtgctatttttttgttattaagtcctttaatttatatattagtatTAATCAAGAGCAGAGATTCTTAGAGTCTGGAGTTCGCATAATGTCCTTAAACTTTGATTAATAGCtaaatttcctttttcataGTTCTATGTGTACTGTTTTCTTTCTGTGTTTGGCCTTTGGTGCTCCTAAAAGTGCACCTAAGCAGTGAACCTTGTAATTGATTTGTCAGGGATATGGTGTGAATCAGGGGGAACAGCAACATAGCTTCCCACTAGTTGACCAATGCAAAAACTCTTCTTCAGGAGTCCACAGCACAGCAATTAACAACCTGGAAGGATCAACTCTGTTGGACTATCATCATTTTGATTTGCATCAAGAATTTGAACAAAACTTCTATGCTGGTTATAATGTTTCAAACTTCTGTGGGGAGGATGCCATGCAACAGATTTCTGGTTATCTGCCAGGTATATGTCCTCCACCTTCTGCTTTCTTGGGCCCAAAATGTGCTCTTTGGGATTGTCCAAGGCCTGCTCAAGGAGTGGACTGGTATCAGGACTATTGCAGTGGTTTTCACGCTGCTCTGGCATTTAGTGAAGGTCCACCTGGAATGGGTCCAGTTCTACGACCTGGGGGCATAGGCCTGAAAGATGGTCTGCTTTTTGCAGCACTCAGTGCCAGGGCACAAGGAAAAGATGTTGGTATCCCAGAATGTGAAGGAGCTGCAACTGCAAAGTCTCCATGGAATGCTCCTGGTAAGTATATTTTCGCTGCTTTACATATTTGATTTATAGTGGCAATTTGAGTTGGGATATATTTTGTGAATGTcgtattttgattttgatgtctATGATTGCAGAGCTCTTTGATCTTTCAGTTCTCGAGGGTGAAACAATTAGGGAGTGGCTCTTTTTTGATAAGCCTCGACGAGCTTTTGAGAGTGGAAACAGAAAGCAGAGGTCATTACCAGATTACAGTGGGCGTGGTTGGCATGAGTCAAGGAAGCAAGTCATGAATGAGTTTGGAGGCTTGAAGAGATCATACTACATGGATCCACAACCATTGAACCATTTCGAGTGGCACCTTTATGAGTATGAGATCAATAAGTGTGATGCTTGCGCCTTGTATAGATTAGAACTGAAGCTTGTTGATGGGAAAAAGAGTGCCAAGGGGAAATTAGCAAATGATTCAGTTGCTGATCTACAGAAGCAGATGGGAAGGCTCACTGCTGAGTTTCCCTCAGATAACAAGCGCTTAGTTAAAGGAAGGGCCAAAGTTAATGCGAAGGCTGGTGTCGGTGGAAATATTTACCCTGCTTCAAATGTTGTTGCATCGACTAATGAGAAGTTCGATTATGGACCAACCGGGCAGTTTGattatttgattgaaaatttaagtgAGTATTACCTGACGTAATCAAAGAAGCTTCAATGAATATGCTGCAATTTGTTAGTACTTAGATCAGCTGAAGCATATCACCATAGTAATGGTGGGGGTTATGTGTTTTCACTTGTTTCGTCTATAGTTTCTGGTAGTCAATAACATGAGGCCAAGCTCTCTCTTTGGCCGCAGGGTTGTCAATAGTTTCCATTCACAGATAGAGCCGCATTAGGCTGTCCTGGATGCTGGAGTATATACTAACTTATGGTTCTCAGGTATGGAAAATGGCTGTTTTTCCTCAGCCCATTTTTATAACGGATAAGAATTCGAGATACGTGGTGAACACTCCAAACCAATCAGTGTCACCAGAATTGGATAGGGTGGATGCAGACTGTTGCAATATATTTTACTGACATTTTTATGATTTCAAATACTTTATGCTAATTATCTCAGCAATACGTTCTCAAAATTTGTACCTTTTTTGTTGATGGGGGTATGACCATCTGTTTAAGTTGTAAATGAATGTCCCTTTTAATTTCACGGTTCCTGTTGAACGTTTTCCAATTTTCGGTAACTGCAATTTTCACATATCTGCTAGTCACTGTTCACTTTCCTAAGCGTCACTTGCTCAAACTAAGAGAAATGAATATTCTTTGTACAACACAACATCCTGCATGTGATGGTGTCAGAGCTGAGTTCCTATAAATGCATCATCATAGTCATAGATAGGCAACAATTTTACCTGCAAATAACAACCAGAAATTCTATTCAAAGCGTGATGATCCTATCCATTCAAGACTAATAGGTGAGCTGGTTACATGGCCAAGTGTCATGAAAGGTTGTGTATGTATAGATTAGCTTAGTAATTTACTCTACATCAATTTTACTCTTCTAAAGAAGATGAATCAAGAAGATTTGTGGTTCATTTGGAGCCGCAATTAAACTCAGAAGCAGTTCCTCttgatataaaagaaaatatgttgTAAGAATAAACCGCCTCCCCCAACACTAATTTAACCGCACCCCACCATCATAATTGCATTTTAGCTGATGGACATGCACCATACACGAAAACGGCATTCAACATTAAAGAACAGGCCGCATTACTTACAATACCCATGATTATTACAACTGCATTAATAGCATCCAATTACACAACATCAGTTAGCAACATAACCTGAGATAGTCTACAGATGTAAATGAGCACTACTCTGTGAACAGATATAATTACATCCACTAGAGATTCAAACACCGATGTTGGTACAGGAGACATCAAGCTTTCTCATAAACAGAGATTCAAACACCGACGTTAGTACAGGAGACATCAAGCTTTCTCATAAGCACCGTCATCTTCAAGGTTGTTAACCCGTTCACATTCATCAATCCATTCACTATATCTGCAGACACAACTTCTAGATGAGTAAAACAAACAGAGGCAAACTCAGAGAATATAGAAtgagagaataaaaatagtaacaGAATGTTAAAAGATTGGGTGTAACTTACATGTCTATTGGTTCAGTTAAAGCTGTAAACAAAGAGGAAAAAACATACATCAATTATCAACACAACTAATTTCAATGTAATGAAAAAGTACGAAGCAGACAAAAATGTTAGGATCAGGTTCTATTAAAATGATTGGTTCAGCTGAGCCAGGCTACAGTTATTACCAGCCAGCAGTTTGGATAAGTGACTGTGTCAAAAGCATGGACCAATTCTCTCTACACCAATAACACTCCAATAATTGACCTCAAGCCAGTAGCgttcttttcttctcaatcCACCATGGGTACACAAATTCACAATCCACATAAGTTCAACTTTTAAAATACCTCCATTTTACTTTCGATTTCCGCCATGGCACAGCCcgtttataaaaataattaaaaatcagcACATTcatattgtttcaaaatttcaagacaATACCAAATGACCAACTGCCCTACAACATTTCCTAAATGTAAATAGAGTTCATATAACACTGCAAAATAACCTGTGATAGTAGTGCTGAAGCTCTCTTGGCATATATTGCATATAGCTTCGCCAATCAAGTTCTTCATATCACTGAAACCATGAAAACACCAAATGTCAGCAATTGCTAACATTAAAAGCTACACAGGTAGAGATTGAACTACATCATAAAATGGAGAAACTAGGAGCTCAAGATCTTCAAACAGGTTAATAAAGCctagtaaaaaagaaaaaaagaaaaaaagaaaaaaagaaagcaagaaagCTTGAAAAAAAGTCTTACATGCGGCACTCAACACTGGTGCCATGGTTACAGAAGGGACAACTGAAGACAGTGTCAAGCTTGTCCACTCGCTTCTTGGGTGGCGGCTTTGCCCTTGACTTCCTCTTTCCCATAGCTCAAGTCCTTCAATATCAAGGTTCGGATTCACAAAAGGTTCAAATATACACACCAAGATTGAGAAAAGTAATCTTCTATCTCATTTATGAAATCAAACAGTCCTCTGTTTAAcccaaataaaaagaaaaacacaatAGCCGATCACGTTCACAGTTGTAAACCAAATCAAGATTAGAATTTCGggtttataaattaacttcCTAATTTAAGTTGAAATTATTGTCTTTCGTCAAATAAAGACAGAAAGAtcaaactttttcaaaaaaattctcaGCAACCAAACAGAGTAAACATGCTAATCcgaggaaaaacaaaatcgaGCATAAAATCAAAAAAGTAAGTTTTGTAACTCAATTAGACAATTTTTCGATCTGCGCCAATTAccaaaagaatgaaaatgaaatgatcGATCAGAAAAGAAACGAACTTATCAAATAAAAGATTccgataaaaagaaaaagcaataACCTGCAATTGATAACTGCTTGATCGCGAGGCCGAAACCCTACCTTTCTTGACGATAATGAGAGGGACAAATAACAAACAGGAACTAAAAAGGAGTAACACAGGGCGTGCAGAATACGGACTATATTGctcaatttattgaaattcCCAGGCCATTTCCTAAACGTCGTCGTTTCCCGAATCAGGGAGTAGATTCACCgccatttatttaatttatgctTCGGTTGGCTAATATTTCTCACTGGCCCCCGTCAGCGGCCCATAAACAGGACCTGAAATTTAGCGGCccaattttggaaattttacTGTTGAACAATTTGCTATTTTAACTACCCTTCAAATGTTATTTTGCATTCGAGCGAGACTATTGGCAGCCTTTCAAATACCTTTCAAaatctctttaattattttacagttttaatctttattaaaattatataatagaaTAATTCCTAATTAAAGTCtcactataatttttttctcttaaaaattctTTATACACTAAGGAAGGCAAAGgcaagcaacaaattaaccTTGAAACTATTGAAATTCAGACTAAAATGAAGAACAACTCTTTGAAACTTATATACTACTCAAATTTTATgcccaaataaaatatataataaatcaaacatttaacggatcaaaaattttacaaattataacaattatataataaaaccaAGCATGACTATCCATAATAATGAATATCAAAGAATTCGCACAAAGCTTATTGAAAGCCTAAAACATTTAGCAACTAAGCAAACCCAATTCCAGAAATATTCCAACAACccattataataaaattcaaaatcaaaatagggacccaacaattaaaaattaattttaatagctAGAACCTAATAACTGAAATAAACTTACaccataatttatattttgattaagaGACAAAATGAATTGTGCCTTAAATTGAAATCCaacattttagaaattaaaagggTATTTGtttcctctaatttttggGTAAGGAATTTATTATTGGTGACTGGAatggagaaaagaaaactcgttgtttatttttctgaatGGAAGAAACCCTATTGTTGAAATGGggtttaataacaaaaataaataacaattagAGAATGTGGTTTACACTAATAAGTTTTAAGTAAGGgtatttttatcattgatgGAGGtgttaaaggaattttataatttttttaaatatgttaacgaggttaataaagaaaattggtGTTAAGAGGTGtttagaggggtgccaatagtctcACTCTTTGCATTTAGTGTGCGTTTAGTCTAGTTTATCTaatggttaaaaataattatttatttttataagatattttaaaaaaaatttatgttgtttagttataatttgagtagagcaaacaaaattttaaatttttttgtttttgaaagtaGAGGctatagagtttttttttttttaaaaaaaaaaagagttaaattctctaaaatactatttatttattttacaattttatttaattttttataatgtaaCTTTAAAAACCTTATatgttatgttaattttttattttttaataaaagttctcATTGAAAATCaagcaataaaaatatttgtggtAAAGACTATGCTTAAGtaagctttatttattttgtttaatacaaCTTAAGTAagctttatttgaaaaattatattgaataCAATCTTATTAAGCTTTGGTTATAATTGTAAATGagcaaattttaatataaagaaGGGACCAGCAATGACTTGACATGACAAGaacttcataatttataataattattgtcacttttaattaatttattttttctgtatATCACATCTAATTTTCATTGGCtagaataaatgaaaaatactgttattcaatttatgaatataattgagaaaaaaaattgacgaCAAAAAGTAGAGAAAACGTGATAAAATTGTTTGTCACTTGTGGTTACTttctaattttagttaatatatgataaatgatcaaataataacatacaaaatttcataatgaTCAATTATTGTTTGGGATCCAACTATGAATAATAGAATCACGTTCCAAGTACGAATAATTGAAAgggtattttttattttttagggacTTCCTTGAAGTTTGGTATATTAACAATCTAATAAAAAGTATTCACGTAATTATAGGGACCCTtaacattaatataaaaatacatatggCGTTTGtataaaatgacaaatatGTAAATGTTGATTTAAAacttaaacaaaatcaaaattcaaataaaacatgCTTCTTCGATGTCTGTGAAATggggacttttttttttttttgattacaCGAGACTATTACtcagattacaactcatatacatgagactataactgatatttacaaatcaaactAGTACTGGGACCAACTTACATAATTGCTAATGGAGCTCTGCCCAGATTTTGACCCtcacaaatattcgagggatgtcTACTCCTCACTCATGGGTAAGGAAGAAGACTACcttcactcaaattaattgaGGAAGAAAATACCCCCACAATACTTTTGTGGGGGTTCGAACTGCTGCCCTCCAAGttggagggcagcagcccCGGCCACTCGGGCTGAGCCGAGTGGTTTGTGAAATGGGGACTTGAACACACTATTACTCACTCGGCCACAGTCATCATCcagcaaacaaaagaaaatgagtttttttcaCAAAGTGTACTCCTCTTTGTAAACTCAGCTTACACTTGAACAAAACCCACTGTCATTTTCATCCTTGAAGAAGAAGCGTTTGCAactcataaataatttctgaAATCATTGATTTATGTTCATCCACTGTACAAGATGACATCATGCGATAGTCCAAAACTTTCCACGAAGCAAGTATTGCCAGCGTCTAGCATCTGCCATGACTGGAATTAGATCTCAAAAGAGGTCAGTTTTTTAAAACACAGCTTGCATGCTTGAATCAGTGGCTTACAagatattgttgttattttattgattaaaaatagCAACAGATctgttttaattaatgaatatgtTGCTGGATGTTGTTTCTCTTTCGGGTTGTCAGtgttaagttgaaaaaaaaaattgctggGTAATGACTAATAAGAACTATTGCCTAATGATTTAAGAGCTTTGTAAGTATTAGATGTAGTTCATCAAAGATGGGTTTCGGTTTGCTTAATTATAATGTGATGATCTTTCAAAGAAGGTAATCACATGTATTTGCTAAATAATATGGACTGTAATCACATGTAAGTTAGGTATATTGTTTTACATACAATTTTTCCTCCCATGTGAGATGTTCTCTGTATTTTTGTCCAAGGGTTCTATTTGTTATGCAAACTAGAAAATGATGGATGTAGTAGGACTATGAACTTGGCATGTTATGAACTCTGAAAATTACCctttttccaaattcaaaAAGTATTGACTTGTCATTTACCCTGTTTGATTCTAAGTTTCAAACAAGTGTGCCTCAATCTTAAGTTTAATTAGATGTCTGTATATAAGAGATAATTGTTTGTTGTATttcttatttcaaattaagcttCAATCTATCTGCATGCAACATTTCAGAAGAAGAATAAGCAGCTACAGCAAGTCCATTAATTTAGGTGTTTCGAGTTTGACCAAGAGATGCTCTAGATTTAGGTTTGATGCaccaacaaaattcaaatatatcaattataGAGCAAGACTTTCGGGACCTGAAACCcaattgaatattttcttgatttgCGTTTAAAATATAGATGGAGTAAAGATCGATATCAGAAGGTTTTTTATGGTTGGTGCCAACACCTGTACTATCAAGTTTACAATGTGAAAATCATTCCTTTTGATAGAAATGGCTCTTGTGGCATGTATTAGTCATGAACtatttagtaattaaaaaaatcacaacaatAATATGCATGTAGGATGCAGGCAGTAGTGCCCAacatattatttcaattttttattattattatgcaatgtcaattttttattattaagcaaattcaaaatttttttatccaatgGAGATTTGTATCATCCAAAGTAATTTGTGATTTGACAGGAATTATATTACCCATCAGTTCATCAtgtaaataaagaaatattttggtaaGAAGGGTATTTGTGAATTTTCTAACAGTCAATTTAACGGAATACTAACGTCAGGAGatgtttttgtaattacgtAAATACTTTTTATCAAACTATCAATACACTAATCCTCAGGAAAGgtccttaaaaattacccataaTTGAAATATGGGACTCAACTACCTTACAACAGTTGCAAGGTACcacttgattttattgttttgtggTTTCAATTATTGGTCACTGGATTCAATGAAAGgtccttaaaaattacccataaTTGAAATATGGGACTCAACTACCTTACAACAGTTGCAAGGTACcacttgattttattgttttgtggTTTCAATTATTGGTCACTGGATTCAATGAAAAGGTAGATTTAAGGGTAGAGatctatttatttgaatattaacaTTATGCTTCTTGTTATTTCTCAAAAACGCAAAAGAGCTACagaattaaaacttttagcACATACGTccaaattgtttaaaattttatgttgtttaaTTAGTAGCgagtcttaaaaaataaattttaaataaaatattatatattttattaaaaattaatttttaatatcatttatttattaaaaaatattaattaaatattatttattctcattttatttaatattatttatttacaggcttattgttgtatttaatctttcaaaaaattaaaaaaatttaaataaaataaaataatcagtagcgagcattaaaaaataaatataatttttaatattaattatttttattgtatttactACTATTTatagtatttgtttttgttttatttaatgttatttagttatagacttattattatattcattctttaaaaaactaaataat contains:
- the LOC102629054 gene encoding transcription factor VOZ1 isoform X1 — protein: MVGKGAKTNCKSASHKLFKDKAKTRVDDLQGKFLDLQFARKESRTVDVSLLEEQVHQMLREWKAELHEPSPASSLQQDGSLGFSSDIYRLLQLCEEEDDATSTLTAPKPEPNDQVLPVADTAVYHEGYGVNQGEQQHSFPLVDQCKNSSSGVHSTAINNLEGSTLLDYHHFDLHQEFEQNFYAGYNVSNFCGEDAMQQISGYLPGICPPPSAFLGPKCALWDCPRPAQGVDWYQDYCSGFHAALAFSEGPPGMGPVLRPGGIGLKDGLLFAALSARAQGKDVGIPECEGAATAKSPWNAPELFDLSVLEGETIREWLFFDKPRRAFESGNRKQRSLPDYSGRGWHESRKQVMNEFGGLKRSYYMDPQPLNHFEWHLYEYEINKCDACALYRLELKLVDGKKSAKGKLANDSVADLQKQMGRLTAEFPSDNKRLVKGRAKVNAKAGVGGNIYPASNVVASTNEKFDYGPTGQFDYLIENLSEYYLT
- the LOC102628584 gene encoding transcription elongation factor 1 homolog; translated protein: MGKRKSRAKPPPKKRVDKLDTVFSCPFCNHGTSVECRIDMKNLIGEAICNICQESFSTTITALTEPIDIYSEWIDECERVNNLEDDGAYEKA
- the LOC102629054 gene encoding transcription factor VOZ1 isoform X2: MVGKGAKTNCKSASHKLFKDKAKTRVDDLQGKFLDLQFARKESRTVDVSLLEEQVHQMLREWKAELHEPSPASSLQQDGSLGFSSDIYRLLQLCEEEDDATSTLTAPKPEPNDQVLPVADTAVYHEGEQQHSFPLVDQCKNSSSGVHSTAINNLEGSTLLDYHHFDLHQEFEQNFYAGYNVSNFCGEDAMQQISGYLPGICPPPSAFLGPKCALWDCPRPAQGVDWYQDYCSGFHAALAFSEGPPGMGPVLRPGGIGLKDGLLFAALSARAQGKDVGIPECEGAATAKSPWNAPELFDLSVLEGETIREWLFFDKPRRAFESGNRKQRSLPDYSGRGWHESRKQVMNEFGGLKRSYYMDPQPLNHFEWHLYEYEINKCDACALYRLELKLVDGKKSAKGKLANDSVADLQKQMGRLTAEFPSDNKRLVKGRAKVNAKAGVGGNIYPASNVVASTNEKFDYGPTGQFDYLIENLSEYYLT